Proteins encoded in a region of the Elaeis guineensis isolate ETL-2024a chromosome 7, EG11, whole genome shotgun sequence genome:
- the LOC105048653 gene encoding bet1-like protein At4g14600, with amino-acid sequence MANPLYGSGPLRSREGLISRSAANSDEIQLRIDPMHVDLDEEISVSIKRSGAWAQVQNIEIAYQYIGVKVQTSDLSQTPIGHGIEKCDWGHGLGVGVFQNDIYSKIMCFSEKHVSLLAPTILCDFSCISTVACVNSFSSSSKVAQEIETEAKFQNDIISQLQMTTIKAQAALKNNMRRMNKSIIQHGSNHVVHVILFALFCFFVVYLLSKFSGS; translated from the exons ATGGCGAATCCACTCTATGGCTCCGGCCCTCTACGGTCCAG GGAAGGCCTCATCTCGAGGTCTGCGGCGAACTCGGATGAGATACAGTTGCGGATCGATCCGATGCACGTGGACTTGGACGAGGAGATCTCCGTCTCCATAAAAAGATCCGGTGCTTG GGCACAAGTTCAAAACATAGAAATAGCCTATCAGTACATAGGGGTAAAGGTGCAGACATCTGACCTTTCCCAAACCCCTATTGGGCATGGGATTGAAAAATGTGACTGGG GGCATGGCTTGGGTGTTGGTGTTTTCCAAAATGACATCTATTCAAAAATTATGTGCTTCTCAGAAAAGCATGTCTCCCTTTTAGCTCCT ACCATTTTATGTGACTTCTCATg TATCAGTACTGTTGCATGTGTCAATAGTTTCAGTTCAAGCTCCAAG GTAGCTCAGGAAATAGAAACGGAAGCAAAGTTTCAGAATGACATCATATCTCAATTG CAAATGACTACTATAAAAGCTCAGGCCGCACTGAAGAACAATATGAGGAGGATGAACAAGAGCATTATCCAGCACGGCTCAAACCATGTGGTCCATGTGATCTTGTTTGCTCTTTTCTGTTTCTTTGTAGTCTATCTGTTATCCAAATTCTCAGGAAGTTGA
- the LOC109506105 gene encoding uncharacterized protein, with amino-acid sequence MEHLPELPGLNGKQFDQIRCNSTWHDLLGTFSTNFMSEEERKIRDELENDVERDLEEEIKHGICRLAFRLHRLYQHKNDRNRPRSSMNNTRPQSDPKNEVHMEVNISIKMDGGCKIEICENKPNTMHTVRSNSCPSKPKEGRTQCSTKQFDWSRTLRSGMSSVMAIGKNHGNLYVRNHNKPFKLVWKY; translated from the exons ATGGAGCATTTGCCAG AACTTCCAGGCTTGAACGGCAAGCAGTTTGATCAAATTCGTTGCAACTCGACATGGCATGATCTTTTG GGTACTTTCAGCACAAATTTCATgtcagaagaagagagaaagatacGAGATGAACTCGAGAATGACGTAGAAAGAGATTTGGAAGAAGAGATCAAACATGGCATATGCCGACTTGCTTTCCGCTTGCATAGGTTATATCAGCATAAGAACGACAGGAACCGACCAAGATCATCGATGAACAACACCAGACCACAATCAGACCCCAAAAATGAAGTGCATATGGAGGTGAATATAAGCATAAAAATGGACGGAGGATGCAAGATCGAAATATGTGAAAACAAACCAAATACTATGCATACGGTGAGATCCAACAGTTGTCCATCCAAACCTAAGGAAGGAAGGACACAATGTAGCACCAAGCAGTTTGATTGGTCGAGGACTCTTCGTTCAGGAATGAGCTCGGTCATGGCCATTGGTAAGAATCATGGCAATCTATATGTGAGGAACCATAACAAGCCATTTAAATTGGTATGGAAATATTAA